One genomic window of Salvia miltiorrhiza cultivar Shanhuang (shh) chromosome 4, IMPLAD_Smil_shh, whole genome shotgun sequence includes the following:
- the LOC131019595 gene encoding uncharacterized protein LOC131019595, giving the protein MSDNRTWMYARYNDRTAFETGLEFFLEWAFNQTAYTDGQGNIRCPCKKCKNQAYLDVPTVREHVSRRGFVLNYKVWVCHGEAPLSMPREHAIMNEDDGLYNNYERMVHDHAGPSNYQDPPNLEQPPNNDAQQIYNMLDAADTPLYAGCDTYSQLSWMTQFMSIKTESHMSERTYNQMSSMMKAALPEGNNCPEDFYSTKRNLRGLGLPVEKIDCCVNNCMLYWGETSELHSCMFCDQSRYKDSLRASGSRRKKQVPAKQMHYFPLTPRLQRLFASPATAEHMRWHATSTDDGIMRHPADSPAWKHLNSVFPGFADEIRNVRLGLSTDGFAPFAQSGRQYSSWPVIVTPYNLPPWLCMKEQFMFLTVLVPGPSNPKMKLDVFLQPLIHELKSLWEVGVNTYDISLKQNFQMRAALIWTISDFPAYAMLSGWGTAGKLACPHCMENTEAFTLPMSGKQSWFDNHRKFLPPNHVFRRNKTSFLRNKTCNVGPPEQRSGIQILNQIEGLGFVKVTEDFDGRNAQLAKYQDVGWKKKSIFWDLPYWRYLLIRHNLDVMHIEKNVFDNVFNTVLNVKGKTKDTEKSREELNTFCKRKELKKVAGTRGYPKACYTLDREEKKILLQWIKSLKFPDGYVSNISRCVDMNALKMHNMKSHDCHVFMQILLPVAFKELLPKNVWEAITELSFFFRELTSRNVAIYDMRILSEKIAVTLCKLERIFPPSLFDSMEHLPVHLADEARLAGPVQYRWMYPFERYLRTLKNHIKNKAKVEASIANAYLHAEMSTFSSFYFEDQISTKWTTLPRNIEMPVAENDDPLCLAIFKPIGRSLGRGTKRYMDEREWHAAHMYILSNCAEVAETYSKIFKEEKRYANPYMTDAEFEVAFHNEFILWFNHYVCRPCNDELNPYIRSLAAGPLREIETYSGYFVNGYRFHTTDHDRESATVNSGVCIKGSVYGSDRDVLDFYGRLQEVCVLEYPGYPIKQTVLFNCEWFDLSAQGTSIDTDFKLVSLNHTRRYKKYDPFVLASQVVQVFYCPYPSTNQSKKNWWSACKVNARSKVEVSTAASTSTLDQPFQEEVVTIMPTHTSVGIEQPLLLHPLGGVVEIEDDDEAEDDDSPLTSNDSDDDSSDAYE; this is encoded by the exons atgagtgataatcgtacgtggatgtacgcgagatacaatgatcgtaccgcatttgaaacggggcttgagtttttccttgagtgggcgttcaatcaaacggcgtacacagatggacaaggtaacattaggtgcccgtgtaagaagtgcaagaatcaagcgtatttagatgtacctacggtcagagaacatgttagtaggcgtggatttgtcctgaattacaaagtttgggtttgtcacggggaagcaccgctgtctatgccgagagaacatgctataatgaatgaggatgatggattatacaataactacgaaaggatggtgcatgaccatgctggacctagtaattatcaagatcctccaaatctggagcagccgcccaataatgacgctcaacagatttataacatgttggatgcagcggatactccattgtacgcaggatgtgacacgtactcacaattaagttggatgactcaattcatgagcataaagactgaaagccacatgtcagagaggacttacaatcagatgtcttcgatgatgaaagctgctttaccagagggtaacaactgtccagaagacttctatagtacgaaaagaaatctacgtggtttgggtttgccagtagagaagatcgattgctgtgttaataactgcatgttgtattggggggaaactagtgagctacatagttgtatgttctgtgaccaatcacgatataaggacagcttgcgtgcatctgggagtcgcagaaagaaacaagtgcccgctaaacagatgcactattttcccttgacgccccgattgcagagattgtttgcatctcctgcaactgctgaacatatgcggtggcatgcgacctccacagacgatgggataatgcgccacccggccgactctccggcatggaaacatttgaattcagtctttcctggattcgccgatgagatcagaaatgtgagattgggcctctctacagatggttttgccccatttgcacaatcagggcgtcaatattcttcttggccagttattgtcacgccgtataacctgcctccgtggttgtgcatgaaagaacaattcatgttcctcacagtcctcgtgcctggcccatcaaacccaaagatgaagttggacgtattcttacagccattgatacacgagttaaaatctctgtgggaggttggtgtgaacacttacgacatatcgttgaagcaaaatttccagatgcgagcagctctgatatggactatcagtgattttccagcgtacgctatgttgtctgggtggggtacagctgggaaattggcatgtccacattgcatggagaatacagaagcattcactttgccgatgagtggaaaacaatcgtggtttgataatcatcggaagttcttacctcctaaccatgtgtttaggagaaacaaaacttcattcttgaggaataagacatgcaatgttggtccaccagaacaaagatcaggaatacaaatcttgaatcaaatcgaggggttaggcttcgtgaaggttaccgaagacttcgatggcaggaacgctcaactcgccaaatatcaagatgtagggtggaaaaagaaaagcatattttgggatctaccctattggagatatcttttgattcgacataatctggatgttatgcacattgagaaaaatgtgtttgataacgtgtttaatactgtcctgaatgtgaaggggaagacaaaagatacagaaaaatctagagaagaattgaacaccttctgcaagcggaaagagttgaagaaagtggctggaactcgagggtatccgaaagcatgttatacgcttgacagggaagagaagaagatcttactccaatggatcaagagtctgaagtttcccgatgggtacgtgtcaaatattagtagatgcgttgacatgaacgccctgaagatgcacaacatgaaaagtcacgactgtcacgtgttcatgcaaatccttctgcctgttgcatttaaagaacttcttcctaagaatgtttgggaggcaattacagagttaagtttcttcttcagagaattaacatcccgcaacgtggccatatatgacatgagaatactgagtgagaagatagctgttactctttgcaaacttgagcgtatcttcccgcctagtttatttgattcaatggagcacctaccagttcatttggcagatgaggcacgattggctggtccagtgcaatatcggtggatgtatccttttgaaagatatttgaggacattaaaaaatcatataaagaacaaagccaaggttgaggcgtccatcgccaatgcatacttacatgcagaaatgtcaaccttctcttcgttttactttgaagatcaaatatctacaaagtggacaactttgcctcgcaatattgagatgcccgttgctgaaaatgatgatcctctttgtctcgccatattcaaacctattgggcgttcacttggccgagggacgaagagatacatggatgagcgcgaatggcatgctgcacacatgtatattttgagcaattgtgcagaggttgcagagacatatagcaa gatcttcaaggaggaaaaacgatatgcaaatccttacatgactgatgcagagtttgaagtcgcgtttcacaacgagtttattctgtggtttaaccattac gtttgtcgtccttgtaacgacgagttgaacccttatattagatcgcttgcagctggaccattaagggagattgaaacatactccggctatttcgtgaatggctacaggtttcacacaactgatcatgatagagagagtgcgactgtgaacagtggcgtttgcataaaaggttcggtctatggtagtgatagagatgtgctagacttttatgggcgtctgcaagaggtttgcgtgctggagtatccggggtatccaattaagcagacagtcttgttcaactgtgaatggtttgacttgtcggctcagggaacttctattgatacagacttcaagttagtttcactgaaccacacacgaagatataagaagtatgatccctttgttttggcgagtcaagtagttcaagtgttttactgtccctatcccagtacgaaccaatcaaagaaaaattggtggtcagcatgcaaagtcaacgcaagatctaaggttgaagtgtctactgcagcatctacatcaacattagatcaaccatttcaagaagaagtggttactattatgcctactcacacaagtgtaggcattgaacaaccacttctccttcatcccctcggtggagtcgttgagattgaagatgacgatgaagcagaagacgatgattccccgttgacatctaacgatagtgatgatgatagtagtgatgcttatgaataa